One Hyphomonadaceae bacterium BL14 genomic window, TGAGGTGCCGGATCGGACGCATTCATGTATGGCTCGATGTCGGCGATCCGGTCCCGGCGGATATAGATGGCACCCACGCCCAGCGGCGCGCCGATCCATTTGTGCAGGTTCAGCCCGACAAAATCGGCACCCAGCGCGTCCACATCGAAATCCACCTGCCCGAAGGCATGCGCCGAATCCACCAGCACGTCGGCATCGTAGCTGCGTGCCAGCGCCACCAGGTCACGCACCGGCAGCACCAGACCGGTGCGGTGGCTGACATGCGTGGCCAGGACAAGCCTGATGTGAGGATGCGCCTCCAGCATCGCCGCATAGGCGTCGAGAACGCCCTGATGGCTCGCCGGTTCGGGCAGTGCGACGCTGTGCACCCGGGCACCGCGCCGGCGCGACAGCCAGTCCATGGCTGTCTGCATGGACGGGTAATCGAGATCGGCAAACAGGACGCCATCGCCGGGCCGCAAGCGATGATAGCCGGAGATCAAGGCCTGCATCGCCTCGGTGGCGTTGCGCGTGAACACAATCTCGTCCTCGCCCGCACCCAGCGCAGCGGCTGTCTGCTGCAGGACGGCGCGCGCGTCGGCACCGAACCGGGTCCGAGCGTAAATGGCCGTGCGGGCATTGACGCTGGAGAGCGCCGCCGTGTGCGCGTCCAGCACAGACCGCGCCATCATGCCCCAGTTTCCATGTTCGAGATGGATCATCTCGTCGGTGATGTCGTAAAGACCGCGCACGCCGCGCCAATACCCCTCGTCGCGCGCCGCTTCGGCCGGATCCGCTGAAACGGAAGGCAGATCGGCAAGAGTGCGCGCCGCCGCCGGTCCGGCAGTAACGAGTGGCGCGGCAGCGAGCATGGCGCGCCGGGTCAAGTGCGTCATTGCGAAATCCCCTGTTGCAGTCACATGGCGAAAGGGCGGCGCTGGCGCGCCGCCCCTGGCCGTTTCATGTGGCCGGAACCCCAGCCTAGAATTCAGCCGTGAACCGGAGATACCATTTCCCGCCATCGGTGTCGTACGGCGCATTGCGTGAGTAGATCAGACCGCGATTGGCCTGATTGCGCGATTCATCGGGGAAGGTATTGAAGACGTTCTCCGCACCGGCCCGGACCTGAACCTGCTCGGTCAGGCGCAGGGACACGCCCAGATCAAACAAGGTCATCGCGCCGAAATCCTGGAACACAACGTTGGCACTGTCATCGATATCGGTCCACTGGCCATAATGGCGCGCGCGCGCCAGCAGACCCCAGCGCCCGCGATTATACTCGGCCGTGAAGACAGCGTTGTGCTGAGGCAGACCCTCTTCGAACAGTCGGCGCGAGACATCATTGAACACACCGGCAATGGCTTCGCGGGTGACTTCAGTCTCATTCCAGTTATACGCCCGCGCGCGGCGATTTCGCCGTCCTTGTCCATCGCCTCGCCGGTGTGGCTCTCGATCAGGGCATCAATCAGCCCGTTGCCGGGGCCGGTATCGAACGCGGTCAGCGTGCCGTCACTGCCGATATGGGTGATGTTGGCGACGCCGCCGATATTGATGATCGCAAGCGGCCGTTCAAGGCCTGACCATTCAGCCAGCGCCCGGTGATAGACCGGCACCAGTGGCGCGCCCTGCCCGCCTGCGGCCACGTCTGCCGAGCGGAAATCATAGACGACCCGGCAGCCCAGCCGGTCGCTGAGCGCCTGCCCGTCGCCGATCTGGAGCGTACGGCCCGGCACGCCGGCCTCGGGCCTGATCGCCAACGGCGAACACGACGCCATCGTGCCGCCCGACGACATGGTGCGCGCCATGGCCAAGGTGCGCAGCCAGAAGGGCATCACCATCTCCACCGAGATCATCCCCGGCGCCGGCCACCTCTTCAGCGACCATCTCGAGCCGCTGCAGGCCACCATCACCACCTATCTCGACAAATGCCTGCCCGAAGTAGCGCGCGAGAAGGCGGAACCAGGGCCGGTGGGGAAGAGGTAGCGGGGGGAGTATCCTTACGGCGTCCCGCAAACGGGAACCGAGGACACACACTCATTCTCCGGCCTTCACCCGCAGGCGGCCCGGCGGAATCGCGGTCAGACCACAGTAGAGCGCGTCATCAGCCTCGCAAAAGACTGTTGGCTGACGCCCGCTCCCACACTGCGTCACATGATGGGGCTGCCCCGGAACCACGATGCGTGCCGCGCGCGCCATCCCCGCACGCTAAATGCCATATCCGAGTGAAACACTCGCGCCCTACGCGCCCTACGCGCCCCTGACGGGGAAATAGGGTATGCTCACAGGCTACAATCCCGGCTCACAATAACGTAACTGGATGTCCTGAAAATTCTAACAAAATCAAAAAATTACCTCGCTCAGCATTCCCTGTCGACTCACGAAACCGTCATCAATTATACAATCAAATGTCAAATTAACTGTCGGAGGCCAGTGGGATCAATTCTGACTTGATTTCGCGTTGCGTATAAACCTAACCTGCTGACGGGGAATAATGGGAGGGGGGCTCATGGACCAGATTGCTTCGTTCTTACAGGAGCGGTTCCTGGTTGGTCTCCTTGAAAGCCTTTTCTACGGCTTTCTGACTTCCACCATCGTCGTCATCGGCACACTTGTCTGGCGCAACACCGTGAAGTTCTCCGACGGGCTCGGTCGTGGCTTTTCCGAAACGGTCGCCGTGTTCCGCGAGCGGCGCATACAGGCTGCACTGGACGAAATTGCGATCGTCGGTCGAGTGTACAAGATCCTAATCCATTTGGTCTTTATTCTGCCCGTTGTACTTTTCCTGGCAGCAGCGATCCACATAGTTGGGTCATTGTTCCTGTACGCCGTTGCAACAGATGCTGTGGTCGGATCGGCTTTAAACCTAACGCAAATAGGTGAGTGGGATTTCCCGGGATATCTGCTAGCCGTTGCTGTGGCGGTGCCTCTCGCATTCTGGGTCTTCCGAGGATGGGTCGTTCGCCTCATGCTTGGTTCTATAATGACGCTTATAGTGCTAATATTTGGTGGTGGTGCCCTTGCTATTTTCAGCCCGCTTGTTTTGTCGGAGGGCTGGGTTCTGCCCGCAATCGCTTATCTAAGCCCACTGGTGTCAGCAATTTTCGGGGGTTGGCTGGTTTATGTTGTGACCCCTGAATACTTGAAACAAGAAGCGCAATTCTCAGGCTTCAACATCTTTACCCCGATTTCCGCTCTGCCAGCTCTAATAGTTGGGATCTCTCGATCACCTTTGCTTTTAGGAGGTATTCAACATGGTTGAACGAGCGCTAGAGCTGATTGCTCAGGCAGGTCGTGATCAATTGGCGCAATTCATGTTCTTCGTGACCCTACTGACCATTGTGACCATTTCAAACTGGATCCTCGTGACCATTCGGCTCGTTGGTCGCGAATCTCTCGGGTTTATCAATGTTGCAAGATCGGCAGCGGTCGACTTCTTGGGTCGTTTCCGTCCGGACCAGCGGCTCAACTATCTGGCCGTATTTGCGCTGCCTCGAGCGCTCTTTACGATTGTCGCCAGCGTGCTTCTTTACATGCTTCCGATCTTGATCTGTATTGCCGCCGTCATGCTGGCTCTGTCGGTCATCATTGAACCAGGCTGGGCTTGGCTCCAATCGTCGGGATTTCGTGGCGTCACCGAACTGCAGCCTTATGTTGAACCAAGTGACGAACAGGTAGGCAGAACGCTGCTCATCCTTGTTTTGGTTGCGACAGGCATAGCGGTCGTGGTGCGACACTTGCCCGGTGTGAGGCAGGTTTTCAGTAATCTCGGCGCGGCGGCGGCCCTCATGTTGTACATGCCTGCTTTCGCCGCCGCAGCGATGCTGACGATCTTCGCACTTTCTGACTACCTCCTTGCCTCAATCTCGCCGCGCGTGTTCAGCGCTGAAGGCGATCAAGTCATCTTGTTCTGGGTTGTCGTCGCAGCCGCCGTGCTGGCGGTTCCGGTTTGGTATTTCGGGCGTGCGGCGTTCGAAGGGTGGACGACCGCCGCACGAGGCGTGAAACTTCCAGCGTTGTGGAGCAATCTAGCCGTCGTCCTTGTCGGCGCGGCAGCAAGCGTCGCTGGTTGGTTTGCGATGTATGATCACCTGTCTGCGGCTTCGTGGATGCCATTTTAGCGGCAAAAAGGGCTGCATCGAACCACAGCCGCCCAGGGCCGGAAGCTCGGTTGTCGCCGCGCTGGCGCGCACGGAATGCCCTCCGCCGCACCGGAACTCCCGCGTCCAAAGCCGCGCCTCAGGACACACGGCTCCCGCGTCAAATGACGCCCGAGCGCGGTCCGAATCCGGGGACACCGAATCCGGGGACACACACCTATTTCCCCCCCCCGGCGGCGACGATCCGGTGCTCATTCCTCCCCGTCGTTCCATGCTGGAAGAAACTCCAAAATGGCTCAGCAAGGAGCGATGGGGAGATGAGGTCGCATTCAGGGCGTCATCCTGCGCCCCCGCTGCCTTGGTGAGCCATCGCTTTTTGAGCAGGTTTGTCAGATTTGGGTGATGCCGGTTCGGTCAGCACGTCCTCCCCAAGGGGCGTAAACCAGGGACACCCCCCTACCCCCCACAACCCTCCCCCCGCTCATCGCCGCCTTCACCCCCGTGCTCCCCGGCCAGCTGATCGGCAGCCCCCGCGCGGTGCGCGCGGCCATCACGGGGCACGCTGCCGATCGCCCCTACGCAAACCGGGGAAAGACACGTGTTTTCCAGCCTCGGCACGCGGGCGGCCAGGCGGTCTAGCGGCCAGATCGCAAGTAGGGCGCGTCATCCGAATCGGTAAAAAGTGTCGGCTCGGGCCTGTTTTGATCAGGATGCCCGGCAAAGCGACGTGTGCCTTGCGCGCCATCCCTCCACACAAGTGAATATGTCGGTGATGGAAAACCCCGCAACGAGCCCATAGCTGGAAAATAGGTGTGTGTCCCATTTTCGGAAGGGTGACTTACTCAGGGGCCAAGGCTTCAGCGGCTTCAAAGTCAGGCGGGAGAATGTCGAGGCTCCAGATTTCGATCCATTCGGCTCTCTCCCGGCCGTGATAAACGCCCGCCTCTCGGCTATAGTCTGCAACCATCAGATGTTCGCCATCGCCCAGTGCCGAAAAGACCCTGGTTCCCGCCGGAAGTGAGGCAATAGTCCCCGGGGGGAACGTTCTGCCATCAGGTTCCAGGTAGAGCCGCGACCAACTCAGTGTGGGGGCGCCATCATCCACATAACCCGGGGGATCATACTCTCCGCGCCGTGAGCGTTGCAGATAGTTAAGCCCAGCAGCCAGGCGCTCGTCCTCGTAGCGACGTTTCACTGCCTGCCAGCGGGCAAATTCGACGCTCTCTGCCTGGCGTGCGCAATCATCGCCAAATCGTGTAAAAAAATCCTCTCCATACGGAGCAAGTTCGATGGTGCAGCGAATCTCAATCGCGTCTCCTCCCGTGGGCTGCCAGCTTGTTCCAGGTGAAACCCGCAAGGTCAAAACCGCGCGCCGGGTATAGTCCGCGTCGGTCAAGGCCAGGATCGCGGCATATCGATCGACCGTTTCACGAGCCATCGTGTCCAGCCGGCTGACTGTCCACATGGAGACTACGACGAGAACCAGCAACAGCCCCCGCCCCAGCCAGGTGGTCAGCATCCAGATCACAATTTTGAATGGGAGAACGAAAATGACCCATAAGGGAAAAATAAGAAGGGCGTTGAGGTTACCAAAGGCGGATCGGTCATTCACGCCTCGCCAGTACTCAGCACGCTCAATGCCCGACGCTTTGTCCCCCAAATGGCCGCCCGCCTTTCCTCTTTCGTAAGGTTCGGTCATTGAGCCCCCTTGGCATACACGCTGATCCCGGCTAAGTCCTGGTACTATCAACTCTTTTCCCGGCTCCACCCACAGGTCGACCTACGGATTGCCATCGGGCAGGTGCCCGTCCTGAGCGAAGACTTCGCGTTGATTAATGCTGAAGTTAGCTTACGGAGCGTTCTGGATCCGGGCAAGACCAACGCTTCAGAAGCGCCACCCTACCTATCCCCCCACAACCCTCCCCCCGCTCATCGCCGCCCTCACCCCCGTCGTGCCCGGCCAGCTGATCGGCAGGCCCCGCGCGGTGCGGGCCGCCAGCACGGCGAAGGCTTCGGCTTCGATGAGGTCGCCGCGCCAGCCGACGGCTTCGGCCGGGACGGCGGGCACGCCGCAGGCGGCGGCGATGCGGGCGATGAGGTCGGTGTTCTTGCGTCCGCCGCCGCACACAATGAGGCGCTTTGGGGCTTCGGGCAGGCGGGACAGGCCCAGGCCCACCGAGGCGGCGGTGAACTGGGCCAGCGTGGCCGCGCCGTCCTCCACGGTGAGATTGCGCGCCGCATCGATGGAGAAATCCCAGCGGTCCAGCGATTTGGGGCCGTCGAGGGCGAAATGAGGGTGGGCGAGGAGCTCGGCAAGGCCCGCCTCCAGCACCTTGCCCCTGGCGGCCAGCGCGCCGCCGGCATCCATGGGGGCGCCGGTGCGCTCCTCTACCCAGGCGTCGATGAGGCCATTGCCCGGCCCGGTATCGAAGGCGGTCAGCGATCCGTCTTTGCCGATCAGCGTGATATTGGCGACGCCCCCGATATTGAGCACGCCCAGCGGGCGCTCCAGCCCCGACCAGTCGGCCAGCAGGCGGTGATAGATCGGCGCCAGCGGCGCGCCCTGCCCGCCCGCCGCCATGTCAGCGGTGCGAAAATCAAACGCCACGGGGGCGTTGAGGCGCGCGGAGAGGCCCGCCCCGTCGCCCAGCTGCAGCGTGCGGCCAGGGCGTCCGCTGGCAGGCGGTTCATGCACGACGGTCTGGCCGTGAAATCCGATGAGATCGAGCGCGGACGGCGCGATCCCGGCGGCGGCGCAGACCGCCTCCACCGCGCGCGCATGGGCGTTGGTGAGCACGGTTTCCGCCTCGGTGAAGATCGCGGGCGCGGGACCTGAAAAACGCCAGGCGAGCGCCGCGTCCACGGCGGCCTTGAGCACCGCGCGCTCGTGCGGCGCAAAGGGCGTCTCGAAGCCGGGGCCGAAACGCGTGATGGTCTCGCCATCAGTGTCCAGTATGGCCGCGTCCACCCCGTCCAGCGAGGTGCCGCTCATCAGCCCGGCGATGATCATTCCGGTTCTCCTGGGGGCGGGGCGGGATCCTCCGGCGCGTCATCAGACTCGGCCTCGTCCGGCTCGGCGTCGTCAGACTCGACCTCATCCGGTCCGGCCCCATCCGGCTCAGCGGTGTCAGGCCCGGAACCGTCTCCGGCCCCGGCGTCCGGCCCTTCTTCCGGTACCGGTGCCGCGCCCTCCCCTGCGGCTTCGCCGTCCGTGTCCGCTGCGCCGGCGCGGGCCAGGCGCGCAGCCTCCAGCGCATCGAGCTCGCGTTCCGCCGACGTGCCTTCAAAAATCCGCCGCAGCACGCCCGGCGCCAGCGCCGACAGCGGATTGGCGGTGACGCGGGTGGAGTTGAACGGGCCGTTGACCGAGAAGGTGACGCCGATCACCCCCTCGCCGGCGCGCGAGGTGAGCAGCCCGCCAATCACCGGGAGTCCTCCGAGCACCGAATTGATCCCGTAGGAGGGCAGCAATGTGCCATCCATGTCCATGCGTGACCCCTCAAGGTTCACCACACCACTCCACGTGACCCCCAGAGACGGGCCGGCGGCGCGCGCCTCGCGCAGCTCCAGAACGCCGTCCTCCCAGACGAAATCGGCGCGAAGGCGTTCAAAAACAATCCCCTGCCCGCCGCCCATCAGGCTCGCCAGACCCTCCAGCGACCCCGCCGCCAGCACCCGGGTCAAAAGTGGCATCCGCTCCAGCGTAAACGCCTGCGCCTCCACCTCCCCGGCAAATCCGCCCGGCTGTCCACGCGGCGGCGCTGTGGCACTCAGGCGCAGTGGGCCGCCGGTGACGTTATCATAGCCGCCATAGGCGGTTAGCAGCTGGCCGGCGTCCGGGCCTGACGCGGTCAGGCGGCGCATCCCGGTCTCATCCGCCGCCAGTTCCACCCCGACCGGACCGCCCGCCATGTCGGCGTCCAGACGGAAGCGCTCCAGGTGCGCCTCGCCCGTCTCCAGCGACAAGTCCACATTGGTGAATGGCACGCCGCGCACGCGCACATTATCCACCGCCGCCTCAAGGATCACCGCCCCGCCCAGCCCCCCGCCGGGTCCATCCAGCGTCAACAAATCCCGGCTGTCGAGAAACGCTCCGGTCAGCACCAGGCGCAACGGGCCATCCTCGCCGCGCGGCCGGTCTGCGCGCGCGGACAGATCGAACCGGCCCTCCAGGCGGATGGTCGACGCATCCGCCGATAACAGGCGTCCATCGGGTGCCAGGCGCGCCGAGGCCTGGATGTCGACACCGTCTGCGGCAAGGACGAAATCGTCCAGCGCCACCGCATCGGGCTGCAGGTCCAGCGTGAAGCGCGCGGCAGCCGGTGCGCCGGGTGCCTTCTCCCACAAATCCGCCGGCAGGGCGACGGCGGTGCGTTCCAGATCCAGCTCCACATCGATACGCTCGAACGCCAGTCCGCGCCCGGTGACCGACGCCTCGACCCCGACAGCTCCATCCAGGAACTGCCGCACCGGCAGGCCAAGCGCATCGAGATCGCGGCCCGTCATGACCGAAGACAGCCGCATCAGGCTGGACGCCTCGCCCGGCTCCAGTCCAAAAGTCTCGATCCATTCAATATCAGCCCGCGCCGTCGCGATCCGCGCAGCCCCGGACGCGGTCAAGCCGGCCTCGCTGGCGCGGATCTCAACGTCACCGTCCTGGAAGCCGGGCCCGTCCGGTCCCAGTTCCGCCGACACGCCGGTGAAGCGTCCGCGCGCTGCAAAGCGCAGGTCTTCGGCCGGCACGTCGCGCAGCATCGGCCGGCGGATTTCAAACTCGAACGCACCGTCGCCTGCGAAGGCATCGGGCGAAATGCCATAGGAATCGGTCAGGCTGATCGGTGGCTCGGCCAGCAAGGTCAGCAGATCGCGCGCGCCGCCGCGGCCGGTACCGCCAAAACGCGCCAGTCCGCCACGCGGGTTGAGCCGCTCGATCTCGACAAATATCGTATCGGCCTGCAGGTCGCCGATCCGCCCCCCGCGCCCGTCCAGCGACAGCGAGTTGCCGCGCAGTTCCGCCGAGCCGGACAGACCGCGCAGCGGCGTCATGGTCGACACATAGCGCACGGCCGCATCGGCGAAATCAAAGCGCAACGAGAGCTGGTCATCGTCCAGCTGACGGCGCTCCAGCGCCTCGCCGGTCAGCTCGATGTCCAGCATCACCCCGCCCAGACTTCCGCCCAGCACGGCATCGCGGATCCAGTCACGCGCACCCAGGGCGAAATCCACCGGCCAGTGACGCAGCACATCGTCGCGGGTGAACCGGCCCTCCACCGGCCCGGTCAGCGCCAGCGCCGGGAACCAGCCGCTCTGTGTCTCGTCGGCCCCGATATAGCCGGTGAACTGCGCGGTAGCGCCGGGAATGGCGGCGTCGAACTGTTCGAAAGTGGCGCGCACTTGCGAGCGGTCGATCCGCCCACGCGCCGACAGGCTGTCCCAGCGCACGGCTTCGGGAAACACGCCCGGCGGGTCGACATAGCCCGGCCCCACATCCAGCTGATAATTGGCGAAGGTGGGCAGCGCGTCTTCAAAACCCGACAGATCGGTGATGGCCCCGCTCAGGTCAAAAGACACCAGATCGGACGCTATACGCCCTGTCTCGATCTCGATTACGCCGGCAGTGGCGTCGAACGCGGCGCGCAGATCCGCGCCTGCCAGCGCGAACGCCACGCCGCCGGCACGCACCTCGCCGGCGTCTGAGGAGAGATTGATATAGGCGGTGCGAAGCCCTTCCCCGGCAGATGCATCCACCACCAGCTCCAGACGCACCGGCGCATCGAGCCCGGCCAGCGCCGCGAATGCCCCGCGCTGCGGTGCCACGGCGGCGGGCACAAGTCCGGTCAACCGCAAATCCATGAAGACCCGGTCCAGATCGGCGCCCGTGCGCAGATCCAGCGCGGCCTCTGCGCGTCCGGCCGAAGTGATCAGCGCACCGGTGATGGCGGCGTCCACCGCGCCGCCGTCCAGACGCAGGCGCGCGCGGGCGTCCTGCACGATGAGCGCCATGCCGGTGACATCGTCGCGCACCTGTA contains:
- a CDS encoding aminotransferase class V-fold PLP-dependent enzyme, with translation MTHLTRRAMLAAAPLVTAGPAAARTLADLPSVSADPAEAARDEGYWRGVRGLYDITDEMIHLEHGNWGMMARSVLDAHTAALSSVNARTAIYARTRFGADARAVLQQTAAALGAGEDEIVFTRNATEAMQALISGYHRLRPGDGVLFADLDYPSMQTAMDWLSRRRGARVHSVALPEPASHQGVLDAYAAMLEAHPHIRLVLATHVSHRTGLVLPVRDLVALARSYDADVLVDSAHAFGQVDFDVDALGADFVGLNLHKWIGAPLGVGAIYIRRDRIADIEPYMNASDPAPQSIRARVQTGTVNLAALLAVPEALTLHHALGPSRKEARLRYLRGLWAEALREHPGVEILTPADPALHAGITSFRLTGRTSVQENTALAARLADEFGIFTVMRDGLASGACVRVTPAIFNSEDDVLALRDAVRIIAA
- a CDS encoding TonB-dependent receptor encodes the protein MFNDVSRRLFEEGLPQHNAVFTAEYNRGRWGLLARARHYGQWTDIDDSANVVFQDFGAMTLFDLGVSLRLTEQVQVRAGAENVFNTFPDESRNQANRGLIYSRNAPYDTDGGKWYLRFTAEF
- a CDS encoding anhydro-N-acetylmuramic acid kinase, with amino-acid sequence MIIAGLMSGTSLDGVDAAILDTDGETITRFGPGFETPFAPHERAVLKAAVDAALAWRFSGPAPAIFTEAETVLTNAHARAVEAVCAAAGIAPSALDLIGFHGQTVVHEPPASGRPGRTLQLGDGAGLSARLNAPVAFDFRTADMAAGGQGAPLAPIYHRLLADWSGLERPLGVLNIGGVANITLIGKDGSLTAFDTGPGNGLIDAWVEERTGAPMDAGGALAARGKVLEAGLAELLAHPHFALDGPKSLDRWDFSIDAARNLTVEDGAATLAQFTAASVGLGLSRLPEAPKRLIVCGGGRKNTDLIARIAAACGVPAVPAEAVGWRGDLIEAEAFAVLAARTARGLPISWPGTTGVRAAMSGGRVVGG
- a CDS encoding DUF3971 domain-containing protein codes for the protein MRRTLRLAMLYLLEAVSALLALVILVGAAVLWRLAAGPVDADLLRPWATQALMEAVEGDEAAIGTLDVRFDPALAAIVVTAREVSVRDADGLTLVNARRIETALALDLLLTGRAAPVRIAAEGGAFAIVRTASGAVAAGLGAPDVVEARSLAGVGPSGLLASRMGSDFLSRLTEIDLTGVSLQVRDDVTGMALIVQDARARLRLDGGAVDAAITGALITSAGRAEAALDLRTGADLDRVFMDLRLTGLVPAAVAPQRGAFAALAGLDAPVRLELVVDASAGEGLRTAYINLSSDAGEVRAGGVAFALAGADLRAAFDATAGVIEIETGRIASDLVSFDLSGAITDLSGFEDALPTFANYQLDVGPGYVDPPGVFPEAVRWDSLSARGRIDRSQVRATFEQFDAAIPGATAQFTGYIGADETQSGWFPALALTGPVEGRFTRDDVLRHWPVDFALGARDWIRDAVLGGSLGGVMLDIELTGEALERRQLDDDQLSLRFDFADAAVRYVSTMTPLRGLSGSAELRGNSLSLDGRGGRIGDLQADTIFVEIERLNPRGGLARFGGTGRGGARDLLTLLAEPPISLTDSYGISPDAFAGDGAFEFEIRRPMLRDVPAEDLRFAARGRFTGVSAELGPDGPGFQDGDVEIRASEAGLTASGAARIATARADIEWIETFGLEPGEASSLMRLSSVMTGRDLDALGLPVRQFLDGAVGVEASVTGRGLAFERIDVELDLERTAVALPADLWEKAPGAPAAARFTLDLQPDAVALDDFVLAADGVDIQASARLAPDGRLLSADASTIRLEGRFDLSARADRPRGEDGPLRLVLTGAFLDSRDLLTLDGPGGGLGGAVILEAAVDNVRVRGVPFTNVDLSLETGEAHLERFRLDADMAGGPVGVELAADETGMRRLTASGPDAGQLLTAYGGYDNVTGGPLRLSATAPPRGQPGGFAGEVEAQAFTLERMPLLTRVLAAGSLEGLASLMGGGQGIVFERLRADFVWEDGVLELREARAAGPSLGVTWSGVVNLEGSRMDMDGTLLPSYGINSVLGGLPVIGGLLTSRAGEGVIGVTFSVNGPFNSTRVTANPLSALAPGVLRRIFEGTSAERELDALEAARLARAGAADTDGEAAGEGAAPVPEEGPDAGAGDGSGPDTAEPDGAGPDEVESDDAEPDEAESDDAPEDPAPPPGEPE